In Aspergillus luchuensis IFO 4308 DNA, chromosome 1, nearly complete sequence, the following are encoded in one genomic region:
- the CHZ1 gene encoding histone H2A.Z-specific chaperone CHZ1 (COG:S;~EggNog:ENOG410Q06F;~InterPro:IPR019098;~PFAM:PF09649) gives MGDNNQATTGFDPAANAPDAAAWDKGKGKATDPTQDMRMDDDESDESEAEEMVDDDDDEDNDNLEPISSENIISGGRRTRGKNIDFQAAAESLKDEGMDEDDDEDDDYVGAGDDDEDNKMQD, from the exons ATGGGTGACAACAACCAAGCTACCACCGGCTTCGACCCTGCCGCCAATGCTCCCGATGCTGCTGCCTGGgacaagggcaagggcaaggccacAGACCCCACCCAAGACATGCGcatggacgatgatgagagtGACGAGAGCGAGGCCGAAGAAATG GTCGATGATG acgacgatgaagacaacGATAACTTGGAGCCTATCTCCTCGgagaacatcatctccggcGGCCGCCGTACACGCGGCAAGAACATTGACTTCCAAGCCGCCGCTGAGAGTCTGAAGGATGAGGGcatggacgaggatgacgatgaggacgacgACTACGTCGGCGctggtgatgacgacgaggacaaCAAGATGCAGGATTAG
- a CDS encoding uncharacterized protein (COG:S;~EggNog:ENOG410PY2Q;~InterPro:IPR008402;~PFAM:PF05841;~go_component: GO:0005680 - anaphase-promoting complex [Evidence IEA];~go_process: GO:0030071 - regulation of mitotic metaphase/anaphase transition [Evidence IEA];~go_process: GO:0031145 - anaphase-promoting complex-dependent catabolic process [Evidence IEA]), with product MLSLPLITPRDSHELWFGSSQPYRTSSQHQPSAGETQPHARRNGSTALGGRASASASGNMLSSLLLEERALRARKNNIASFGYSWIRPAGCPKTMLGMKEEEAEREEALAAAAAERAAAAAAEVGVDGLDELGNQTQGTFDGDGQDDTGMERDLDDDIPDADADGLVEEGEEGLEEDDVVDEGEYMERDLDDDIPEAFPDDDDLDEEDLEEENDDFDNQPDLDNDFPSAAEEDYDDEGMSEGEEDMDRDLDDDIPEAVEDRSEQEEEWQHTDTDAEFDDEEDVSFSQDPFTQSFRASTTSSRGLPPPIRRERETEAQRRFLQRWSGGGDAFDTSSMLVDDEDLRASLTSQGSRRSFFSRFPRRRTGGPRDSLE from the exons ATGCTCTCCCTTCCACTCATTACACCTCGCGAT TCTCACGAACTCTGGTTCGGCTCCTCACAACCCTACCGCACCTCCTCCCAGCACCAGCCGTCCGCCGGAGAAACACAACCACATGCCCGTCGCAATGGCTCTACTGCGCTAGGTGGACGTGCCTCAGCCTCTGCGTCAGGAAACATGCTTTCATCCCTTCTGTTGGAAGAGCGGGCTCTACGTGCGCGTAAGAACAATATTGCCTCGTTCGGATACTCGTGGATCAGGCCGGCCGGGTGTCCCAAAACGATGCTGGGtatgaaagaggaggaggcagaACGAGAAGAGGCGCTGGCCGCCGCAGCGGCAGAGagagcagcggcggcagcggcggaggtgggCGTGGATGGGTTAGACGAGCTCGGGAACCAGACGCAAGGTACTtttgatggcgatggccaGGATGACACGGGCATGGAGAGAGATCTGGACGATGATATCCCTGACGCGGATGCTGATGGACTGgttgaggaaggcgaggaagggctggaagaggatgatgtcgtggatgagggagagTACATGGAACGTGATCTAGACGATGATATTCCGGAAGCATTCCcggacgatgatgatctggatgaggaagacttggaggaagaaaatgACGACTTTGACAATCAGCCGGACCTGGACAATGATTTCCCCAgtgcagctgaagaagattaCGACGATGAGGGAATGAgcgaaggcgaggaagacaTGGATCGGGACCTGGATGATGACATCCCCGAGGCAGTCGAGGACCGGTcagagcaggaagaggaatggCAACATACCGACACCGACGCCGAAtttgacgatgaggaggatgtcaGCTTCTCGCAAGACCCCTTTACGCAGAGCTTCCGTGCCAGTACAACTAGCAGTCGAGGCCTGCCACCGCCGATACGACGGGAGAGGGAAACCGAAGCCCAACGGCGGTTCCTACAGAGGTGGAGTGGTGGCGGAGATGCCTTTGACACTAGCAGCATGCTcgtcgacgatgaagacCTCCGCGCTTCTTTGACGAGTCAGGGCAGCCGACGGAGTTTCTTTAGTCGATTCCCGAGACGGCGCACGGGAGGGCCGAGAGACAGCCTTGAATGA
- the BET1 gene encoding SNARE domain- containing protein (COG:U;~EggNog:ENOG410PNJI;~InterPro:IPR039899,IPR039897;~TransMembrane:1 (i148-169o);~go_component: GO:0030173 - integral component of Golgi membrane [Evidence IEA];~go_process: GO:0015031 - protein transport [Evidence IEA]) yields the protein MASRFPRSNLHQRDPRASSSLFDSYGGGSRPASKSPGSVGGYGYGGYTPPAGDGSVNGNSRGGFRSATPNAKGHYSDAVLSHLESQNDAEVEGISAKVKMLKDLTVAIGDEIRDTSTISDLNNTFENTRVRLRGNMNRMLRMAERTGVSWKVWLAFFFAVFLLFFYVWLT from the exons ATGGCTTCACG ATTCCCACGCTCCAACCTACACCAGCGCGATCCTCGTGCCTCCTCGTCCCTTTTCGATTCATACGGTGGCGGTTCTCGACCCGCCAGTAAATCCCCGGGCAGCGTAGGTGGTTACGGGTATGGAGGATACACGCCCCCGGCCGGGGATGGCTCCGTGAATGGCAACTCCAGGGGAGGCTTTCGTTCTGCGACCCCAAACGCCAA GGGTCATTACTCCGACGCTGTACTCTCCCATCTAGAGTCTCAGAATGACGCAGAGGTCGAGGGAATCAGTGCCAAGGTCAAGATGTTGAAAGAT CTCACGGTTGCTATTGGCGACGAGATCCGGGATACCTCCACCATATCGGACCTCAATAACACCTTCGAAAACACTCGTGTTCGTCTCCGCGGAAATATGAACCGTATGCTGCGGATGGCAGAGCGCACCGGCGTTAGCTGGAAAGTGTGGctcgctttcttcttcgccgtcttcttgctctttttCTACGTCTGGCTGACGTGA